The following DNA comes from Gloeocapsa sp. DLM2.Bin57.
CACAATTATTCTCTTTGGGTTATCGGCTGTGCGTAACCTCGGTGAAGGGGCGATCGAAAATATTTTAAACGCTAGAGAAGCAGCGGGAGGAAGTTTTAAGTCTTTAGGTGATTTTTGTACTCGTGTTGATTTGCGCACAGTTAATCGGAGAGCATTAGAAACTCTTATTTATTGTGGTGGTTTTGACTCAATTAAATCTAATCGTCAACAATTAATCAATGATTTAGAAGTAGTTATTAGTTGGGCGCAAACTAAAGCGAAAGAGCAAGCAAGTGGACAAACAAATTTGTTTGATTTATTAGGTAATAATAACGCCAATGAGGGCAATTTTGACCAAGAACCAACTTCTAAACCCGTTGAAGATTTTCCTCTTGATGAGAAATTACGCTTAGAAAAAGAGAATTTAGGTTTTTATGTCTCGGAACATCCTTTAAAATCTCTGCAAAAATCAGCTCGATTATTATCACCTATTAATCTTGAGCAATTACCCGACAAGAAAGCTAGAGAAAAAGTTAGCACTGTAGTTATAATTAATAATCTTAAGAAGATTATGACTAAAAAAGGTGAACCTATGGCATTTATTCAATTAGAAGATGTTAGTGGTCAAGCTGAAGGGGTAGTTTTTCCTAGTATTTATAAGAAAATAGAAGCAAATCTACAAGTAAATAATCCACTTATAGTTTGGGGTCAAGTTGAACATAAAGATGAACAGTCACAGTTAATAATTGATGATATTCAACCAGTAGAAATTGTTAAAATAGTTATCATAGATTTAGATGTCAATGATGCTTTAGATAACGTTAAAAATAATAATTTAAAAGGTATTATTCAAGAACAATCAGGAGATAAAACAGAAGCAAAAATTCCAGTAATTGCTAGATTAAAAATGGGAAATGAAAGTAAATTAATTCGCTTTGGTCAAAATTTTTGGGTACAAAATGCAGCCTCTTTAGCGGAAGCTTTGACAAATGCTGGTTTTGCAGTACAGGTATCTTCTTTAACTTAATGATTATGCTTACTACTAAGGTTATTAATAGTTGGAATTGTCTTGATAATAATGTAGAAATTTATCTCACAGAAATGGATGCTTATATCAAAAATAACCTGGGGATTAATTGTCATTTTATGCTAGTAATTTTGTTGCAAATAGAAATTAACAATAATCTAGAACAGTCAAAAGATAAATTAAGAGATAATTTTCTTAAATTTTGTCAAAAGTTACAGAATTATCTAATTATTAATATTATTGATCCAGCTACAGGGATTTTTTTAGATAATTGTCAGTATAATATTTATGAAAGTATTGATATTCCTCGGGTAATTTCTCGATTGGAAAATAATTGTTATCAATATCAA
Coding sequences within:
- a CDS encoding trans-splicing intein-formed DNA polymerase III subunit alpha C-terminal partner DnaE-C (main replicative polymerase), translating into MVKIVKRESCGIQPVYDIGVSQDHNFLIKQGLIASNCFNKSHSTAYAYITYQTAYLKANYPVEYMSALLTASSDNQEKVEKYRENCQKMGIEVQPPDINRSQRDFTPSGDTIILFGLSAVRNLGEGAIENILNAREAAGGSFKSLGDFCTRVDLRTVNRRALETLIYCGGFDSIKSNRQQLINDLEVVISWAQTKAKEQASGQTNLFDLLGNNNANEGNFDQEPTSKPVEDFPLDEKLRLEKENLGFYVSEHPLKSLQKSARLLSPINLEQLPDKKAREKVSTVVIINNLKKIMTKKGEPMAFIQLEDVSGQAEGVVFPSIYKKIEANLQVNNPLIVWGQVEHKDEQSQLIIDDIQPVEIVKIVIIDLDVNDALDNVKNNNLKGIIQEQSGDKTEAKIPVIARLKMGNESKLIRFGQNFWVQNAASLAEALTNAGFAVQVSSLT